In Populus nigra chromosome 1, ddPopNigr1.1, whole genome shotgun sequence, one genomic interval encodes:
- the LOC133677824 gene encoding short-chain dehydrogenase TIC 32, chloroplastic-like, with product MWLFGWKGPSGFSASSTAEEVTQGIDGTGLTAIVTGASSGIGAETTRVLALRGVHVVMAVRNLDAGRNGKEAMLKEIPKAKIDVMELDLSSMASVRNFASQYTSLGLPLNILINNAGVLSSPSKLSQDNIELLFATNHIGHFLLTNLLLEIMKNTAQKSKQEGRIINVSSVGHRIVSREGICFDKIYNEARYISWFSYGQSKLANILHASELARRLKEEGEEITANSLHPGAIHTNLLRHQGFVNAIFSLFGKYMTKNVQQGAATTCYIALHPQVKGMSGNYFMDSNIAEPSSQAKDTELAKKLWDFSLIITDTK from the exons ATGTGGCTTTTTGGATGGAAAGGGCCGTCTGGGTTCTCAGCCTCTTCTACAGCAGAGGAAGTTACACAAGGGATTGATGGAACTGGTCTTACTGCCATTGTTACAG GAGCATCAAGTGGCATTGGTGCGGAGACAACGCGTGTCCTTGCACTGCGTGGTGTCCATGTAGTTATGGCAGTGCGGAATCTGGATGCTGGTAGGAATGGCAAAGAAGCAATGCTCAAGGAAATCCCCAAAGCTAAGATTGATGTTATGGAGTTAGACCTAAGCTCAATGGCATCAGTGAGGAATTTCGCATCTCAATATACTTCCTTGGGTCTTCCTTTGAACATTCTCAT TAATAATGCAGGGGTTCTGTCATCTCCTTCCAAGCTTTCTCAAGATAACATTGAGCTGTTATTTGCAACCAACCATATAG GTCATTTTCTGTTGACAAACCTTTTATTGGAGATCATGAAAAACACAGCACAAAAAAGCAAGCAAGAAGGAAGGATCATTAATGTATCATCAGTAGGTCACCGTATTGTGAGTCGTGAAGGGATTTGTTTCGATAAAATCTATAACGAGGCGAGGTA TATTAGTTGGTTTTCTTATGGACAATCAAAGCTTGCTAACATATTGCACGCCAGTGAGCTTGCAAGGCGGCTGAAG GAAGAAGGGGAAGAGATAACTGCTAATTCACTACATCCCGGAGCAATCCATACCAATCTTCTGCGTCACCAGGGTTTTGTTAATG CTATTTTCAGCTTGTTCGGTAAATACATGACAAAAAATGTTCAGCAG GGAGCAGCAACTACATGCTACATTGCATTGCATCCACAAGTTAAAGGGATGAGTGGAAACTATTTTATGGACAGTAACATAGCAGAACCAAGCTCTCAGGCCAAAGATACAGAATTGGCCAAAAAGCTCTGGGATTTCAGCTTGATCATCACTGACACAAAATAG
- the LOC133677799 gene encoding mitogen-activated protein kinase kinase kinase YODA-like isoform X1 — MRSWWGKSSSKAENKKANKESFIDTINRKLKITSEETSNGKSGGSWRSCKGTLSERGSLSRVPSRSPSLSSHVSRCQSFAERPQAQPLPLPLPPPRPGVCHTSIGHSDSGIGASVKTGLEGGAKPFHLLPLPRPGHVPNRLDQADTVGDIATASVSSDSSIDSDDLSESRALSPLTSDYENGNRTAVNSPPSIMQQDQSPIVNKKNSIETLKPANLPVNNQILPTPPKWAIFSSQVQNLQIPHRGAFFSAPDSSLSSPRSPMRAFGIEQVINNGFWAGKTYSDIGLLGSGQCSSPGSGYNSGQNSIGGDMSGQLLWPNSRCSPECSPLPSPRMTSPGPSSRIHSGAVTPLHHRAVGVTIESPTSCPDDGKQQSHRLPLPPITTSNTCPFSPTYSTTTSPSVPRSPNRMENPTSPGSRWKKGRLLGRGSFGDVYLGLNSESGELCTMKEVTLFSDDAKSKESAQQLGQEIMLLSRLRHPNIVQYYGSEAVEDKLYIYLEYVSGGSIYKLLQEYGQFGDIAIRSYTQQILSGLAYLHAKKTVHRDIKGANILVDPTGRVKLADFGMAKHISGQSCPFSFRGSPYWMAPEVIKNSNGCNLAVDIWSLGCTVLEMATTKPPWSQYEGVPAMFKIGNSKELPEIPDHLSDDGKDFVRQCLQRNPSHRPTAAQLLDHPFVKNVVKNVASMERPFVSIEPSEELPPFMNSGRSMGTGPARHVSGFDSDGIAIHQSRGSKFGSGFSNVYTMKNSSCPLSPVGSPLLHSRSPLNLSGRMSPSPISSPQTASGSSTPLTGGCGAIPFHHAKQPVTCLQESIGMIPRSQSSFYPNSSSPYQEPKPDLFRGVSQASCVFREIISSEYSALGNQLGQPELYDRHPVLADRVSQQLLRDHMKLKPSLDLNPNSSIIGHSNGI, encoded by the exons ATGCGCTCGTGGTGGGGGAAGTCTTCATCCAAAGCGGAAAATAAGAAAGCAAACAAGGAAAGTTTCATTGATACAATAAATAGGAAATTGAAGATTACATCAGAAGAAACGAGCAATGGTAAATCAGGAGGATCTTGGAGAAGTTGTAAAGGTACTCTTTCAGAAAGGGGCTCTTTATCCCGTGTCCCATCAAGATCACCATCACTTTCCTCACATGTATCACGTTGTCAAAGTTTTGCTGAAAGGCCTCAGGCTCAACCACTTCCACTTCCACTTCCACCTCCACGTCCGGGGGTGTGCCATACTAGCATTGGGCACAGTGATTCTGGAATTGGTGCTTCAGTGAAAACAGGATTGGAAGGAGGTGCCAAGCCGTTCCATCTTTTGCCCCTTCCACGACCAGGACATGTCCCTAATAGACTGGACCAAGCAGACACAGTGGGGGATATAGCCACTGCTTCCGTGTCCAGTGATAGCTCCATAGATAGTGATGACTTGTCTGAATCACGAGCCCTTAGCCCACTCACATCTGACTATGAAAATGGGAACAGAACTGCTGTGAACAGCCCTCCAAG CATTATGCAACAGGATCAATCCCCaattgtaaataaaaagaactcaATTGAAACTTTGAAACCTGCTAATTTACCTGTAAATAATCAGATTCTGCCTACACCACCAAAATGGGCAATTTTTAGCTCTCAAGTGCAGAATTTACAGATTCCTCATCGAGGAGCATTCTTTAGTGCTCCAGACAGCTCATTGTCGAGTCCTAGAAGCCCAATGAGAGCATTTGGCATTGAGCAAGTTATCAACAATGGTTTCTGGGCAGGAAAGACCTACTCAGATATTGGTTTACTAGGATCTGGACAGTGCTCGAGTCCAGGTTCAGGTTATAATTCTGGGCAGAACTCGATAGGTGGAGATATGTCAGGACAGCTTCTTTGGCCAAACAGTAGATGCAGTCCTGAGTGTTCTCCATTACCTAGCCCCAGAATGACCAGCCCAGGTCCCAGCTCCAGAATACACAGTGGTGCTGTCACACCTCTGCACCATCGAGCTGTAGGGGTTACCATAGAGTCGCCTACAAGCTGTCCTGATGATGGAAAGCAACAAAGCCACCGCTTGCCTCTTCCCCCGATAACAACCTCTAACACCTGTCCCTTTTCTCCTACCTATTCAACTACAACATCTCCTTCAGTGCCTCGAAGTCCTAATAGGATGGAGAATCCAACAAGTCCTGGTTCACGCTGGAAGAAAGGTCGTTTACTTGGGAGAGGCAGTTTTGGAGATGTATATCTTGGGCTTAACAG TGAAAGCGGTGAGTTGTGTACAATGAAGGAGGTAACTCTATTTTCAGATGATGCAAAATCAAAGGAAAGCGCACAGCAGCTGGGACAg GAAATTATGCTTCTGAGTCGCTTAAGACATCCTAATATAGTGCAGTATTATGGATCTGAAGCG GTGGAggacaaattatatatatacttggAGTATGTGTCTGGTGGCTCCATCTATAAACTTCTTCAAGAATATGGCCAATTCGGTGACATAGCTATTCGTAGTTACACCCAACAAATCTTGAGTGGGCTTGCTTATTTGCATGCTAAAAAAACTGTCCATAG AGACATTAAAGGAGCTAATATTCTGGTTGATCCCACTGGCCGTGTGAAACTGGCAGATTTTGGGATGGCAAAGCAT ATATCTGGGCAGTCTTGTCCATTTTCATTCAGAGGAAGCCCTTACTGGATGGCTCCTGAG GTTATAAAGAATTCAAATGGTTGTAATCTTGCTGTTGATATATGGAGCCTAGGGTGCACTGTCTTGGAGATGGCAACAACAAAACCACCTTGGAGCCAGTATGAAGGG GTTCCTGCTATGTTTAAGATTGGAAACAGCAAGGAACTTCCAGAAATCCCTGATCATCTTTCAGATGATGGAAAGGATTTTGTGCGGCAATGTTTGCAACGGAACCCATCACATCGCCCAACAGCTGCTCAACTTTTGGATCACCCTTTTGTGAAAAATGTTGTGAAAAATGTTGCTTCCATGGAGAGGCCATTTGTTTCCATTGAGCCTTCAGAAGAACTGCCTCCATTTATGAATTCAGGAAGATCAATG GGAACTGGACCTGCAAGACATGTTTCAGGCTTTGACTCAGACGGGATTGCTATCCATCAATCTAGAGGGTCAAAATTTGGTTCAGGGTTTAG TAATGTCTATACAATGAAGAACTCGTCATGCCCATTGTCTCCTGTTGGAAGCCCTCTTCTCCATTCAAGGTCACCGCTGAATTTGAGTGGAAGGATGTCTCCATCTCCTATATCTAGCCCTCAAACTGCATCTGGTTCATCCACACCTCTCACTGGTGGTTGTGGCGCCATCCCATTTCATCACGCAAAGCAGCCCGTTACTTGCTTGCAAGAAAGCATAGGAATGATCCCTAGGTCCCAAAGTAGTTTCTATCCCAATAGCAGTAGCCCTTATCAGGAGCCAAAGCCTGATCTATTTCGAGGTGTGTCACAAGCCTCTTGTGTTTTCCGGGAAATAATTTCTTCAGAATACAGTGCTCTTGGAAATCAGTTGGGACAGCCTGAACTCTATGATAGGCACCCTGTTTTAGCTGATCGCGTGTCCCAGCAGCTCCTAAGGGATCATATGAAATTGAAGCCCTCCCTGGACCTAAATCCTAACTCATCAATTATTGGCCACTCCAATGGAATCTAA
- the LOC133677799 gene encoding mitogen-activated protein kinase kinase kinase YODA-like isoform X2 encodes MRSWWGKSSSKAENKKANKESFIDTINRKLKITSEETSNGKSGGSWRSCKGTLSERGSLSRVPSRSPSLSSHVSRCQSFAERPQAQPLPLPLPPPRPGVCHTSIGHSDSGIGASVKTGLEGGAKPFHLLPLPRPGHVPNRLDQADTVGDIATASVSSDSSIDSDDLSESRALSPLTSDYENGNRTAVNSPPSIMQQDQSPIVNKKNSIETLKPANLPVNNQILPTPPKWAIFSSQVQNLQIPHRGAFFSAPDSSLSSPRSPMRAFGIEQVINNGFWAGKTYSDIGLLGSGQCSSPGSGYNSGQNSIGGDMSGQLLWPNSRCSPECSPLPSPRMTSPGPSSRIHSGAVTPLHHRAVGVTIESPTSCPDDGKQQSHRLPLPPITTSNTCPFSPTYSTTTSPSVPRSPNRMENPTSPGSRWKKGRLLGRGSFGDVYLGLNSESGELCTMKEVTLFSDDAKSKESAQQLGQEIMLLSRLRHPNIVQYYGSEAVEDKLYIYLEYVSGGSIYKLLQEYGQFGDIAIRSYTQQILSGLAYLHAKKTVHRDIKGANILVDPTGRVKLADFGMAKHISGQSCPFSFRGSPYWMAPEVIKNSNGCNLAVDIWSLGCTVLEMATTKPPWSQYEGVPAMFKIGNSKELPEIPDHLSDDGKDFVRQCLQRNPSHRPTAAQLLDHPFVKNVVKNVASMERPFVSIEPSEELPPFMNSGRSM; translated from the exons ATGCGCTCGTGGTGGGGGAAGTCTTCATCCAAAGCGGAAAATAAGAAAGCAAACAAGGAAAGTTTCATTGATACAATAAATAGGAAATTGAAGATTACATCAGAAGAAACGAGCAATGGTAAATCAGGAGGATCTTGGAGAAGTTGTAAAGGTACTCTTTCAGAAAGGGGCTCTTTATCCCGTGTCCCATCAAGATCACCATCACTTTCCTCACATGTATCACGTTGTCAAAGTTTTGCTGAAAGGCCTCAGGCTCAACCACTTCCACTTCCACTTCCACCTCCACGTCCGGGGGTGTGCCATACTAGCATTGGGCACAGTGATTCTGGAATTGGTGCTTCAGTGAAAACAGGATTGGAAGGAGGTGCCAAGCCGTTCCATCTTTTGCCCCTTCCACGACCAGGACATGTCCCTAATAGACTGGACCAAGCAGACACAGTGGGGGATATAGCCACTGCTTCCGTGTCCAGTGATAGCTCCATAGATAGTGATGACTTGTCTGAATCACGAGCCCTTAGCCCACTCACATCTGACTATGAAAATGGGAACAGAACTGCTGTGAACAGCCCTCCAAG CATTATGCAACAGGATCAATCCCCaattgtaaataaaaagaactcaATTGAAACTTTGAAACCTGCTAATTTACCTGTAAATAATCAGATTCTGCCTACACCACCAAAATGGGCAATTTTTAGCTCTCAAGTGCAGAATTTACAGATTCCTCATCGAGGAGCATTCTTTAGTGCTCCAGACAGCTCATTGTCGAGTCCTAGAAGCCCAATGAGAGCATTTGGCATTGAGCAAGTTATCAACAATGGTTTCTGGGCAGGAAAGACCTACTCAGATATTGGTTTACTAGGATCTGGACAGTGCTCGAGTCCAGGTTCAGGTTATAATTCTGGGCAGAACTCGATAGGTGGAGATATGTCAGGACAGCTTCTTTGGCCAAACAGTAGATGCAGTCCTGAGTGTTCTCCATTACCTAGCCCCAGAATGACCAGCCCAGGTCCCAGCTCCAGAATACACAGTGGTGCTGTCACACCTCTGCACCATCGAGCTGTAGGGGTTACCATAGAGTCGCCTACAAGCTGTCCTGATGATGGAAAGCAACAAAGCCACCGCTTGCCTCTTCCCCCGATAACAACCTCTAACACCTGTCCCTTTTCTCCTACCTATTCAACTACAACATCTCCTTCAGTGCCTCGAAGTCCTAATAGGATGGAGAATCCAACAAGTCCTGGTTCACGCTGGAAGAAAGGTCGTTTACTTGGGAGAGGCAGTTTTGGAGATGTATATCTTGGGCTTAACAG TGAAAGCGGTGAGTTGTGTACAATGAAGGAGGTAACTCTATTTTCAGATGATGCAAAATCAAAGGAAAGCGCACAGCAGCTGGGACAg GAAATTATGCTTCTGAGTCGCTTAAGACATCCTAATATAGTGCAGTATTATGGATCTGAAGCG GTGGAggacaaattatatatatacttggAGTATGTGTCTGGTGGCTCCATCTATAAACTTCTTCAAGAATATGGCCAATTCGGTGACATAGCTATTCGTAGTTACACCCAACAAATCTTGAGTGGGCTTGCTTATTTGCATGCTAAAAAAACTGTCCATAG AGACATTAAAGGAGCTAATATTCTGGTTGATCCCACTGGCCGTGTGAAACTGGCAGATTTTGGGATGGCAAAGCAT ATATCTGGGCAGTCTTGTCCATTTTCATTCAGAGGAAGCCCTTACTGGATGGCTCCTGAG GTTATAAAGAATTCAAATGGTTGTAATCTTGCTGTTGATATATGGAGCCTAGGGTGCACTGTCTTGGAGATGGCAACAACAAAACCACCTTGGAGCCAGTATGAAGGG GTTCCTGCTATGTTTAAGATTGGAAACAGCAAGGAACTTCCAGAAATCCCTGATCATCTTTCAGATGATGGAAAGGATTTTGTGCGGCAATGTTTGCAACGGAACCCATCACATCGCCCAACAGCTGCTCAACTTTTGGATCACCCTTTTGTGAAAAATGTTGTGAAAAATGTTGCTTCCATGGAGAGGCCATTTGTTTCCATTGAGCCTTCAGAAGAACTGCCTCCATTTATGAATTCAGGAAGATCAATG TAA
- the LOC133705443 gene encoding UDP-glucose 4-epimerase 2-like, with product MEYHFTQILQPCWELMRVVDLVKIPRVSQTITCPVPGGRFPELNVCGHDYPTKDGNGAFGKASDKKIPVKLCPRKPGNAPNVYAPTEKAEKELGWKAKYGRGGDVQRTMLMGSLHTENNAHGFTAQASPDQSTAHGPQ from the exons ATGGAGTATCATTTTACTCAGATACTTCAACCCTGCTGGGAGCTCATGAGAGTGGTAGACTTGGTGAAGATTCCAAGGGTATCCCAAACAATCACCTGCCCAGTACCTGGTGGCAGATTTCCTGAGCTTAATGTATGCGGTCATGACTATCCCACAAAGGATGGCAATGGCGCATTTGGAAAAGCTTCTGACAAG AAAATCCCTGTCAAGTTATGCCCAAGAAAGCCTGGCAATGCTCCAAATGTTTATGCTCCCACAGAGAAAGCTGAGAAAGAACTTGGCTGGAA GGCAAAATACGGGCGTGGAGGAGATGTGCAGAGAACAATGCTCATGGGTTCACTGCACACAGAGAACAATGCTCATGGGTTCACTGCACAAGCTAGTCCAGATCAATCCACGGCGCATGGACCACAGTAA